A window of the Pseudomonas fluorescens genome harbors these coding sequences:
- a CDS encoding 4'-phosphopantetheinyl transferase family protein: MTASPFLPACCTPLDAYWPLPTALPDTVFLSTHFDPSQLLGDDFRRSAIEPPPSIQRSVAKRQAEFLAGRICARAALQQLEGSSTVPAIGEDRAPIWPAHICGSITHSTGRAAAIVANKRHWRGLGMDLENLLNAERAERLAAEILTPPEMQRMAAGSRDQIALWVTLTFSVKESLFKALYPIVQQRFYFEHAEVLEWNEQGQVRLRLLTDLSSEWRNGTELDAQFGVQDGQLLSLVSIQA, encoded by the coding sequence ATGACTGCCAGCCCTTTCCTCCCCGCCTGCTGCACCCCGCTCGATGCCTATTGGCCGCTGCCGACCGCATTGCCCGACACCGTGTTTCTGAGCACTCATTTCGACCCGTCGCAACTGCTCGGTGATGACTTCCGCCGTAGTGCCATCGAGCCGCCGCCGAGCATTCAGCGTTCGGTGGCCAAGCGACAGGCGGAATTCCTCGCCGGGCGGATTTGCGCCCGGGCGGCGTTGCAGCAGCTGGAAGGCTCGAGCACCGTTCCGGCGATCGGCGAGGACCGCGCGCCCATTTGGCCGGCGCACATCTGCGGCTCGATCACCCACAGCACCGGTCGTGCGGCGGCGATTGTCGCCAACAAACGGCATTGGCGCGGACTGGGCATGGACCTGGAAAACCTGCTCAACGCCGAACGCGCCGAGCGACTGGCCGCAGAGATCCTGACCCCACCGGAAATGCAGCGCATGGCCGCCGGTTCCCGGGATCAGATTGCACTCTGGGTAACCCTGACCTTTTCAGTGAAAGAAAGCCTGTTCAAGGCGCTGTACCCGATCGTGCAGCAGCGCTTCTACTTCGAACACGCCGAGGTGCTGGAATGGAATGAACAGGGCCAGGTGCGGTTGCGTCTGCTGACGGATCTGTCCAGCGAATGGCGCAACGGGACCGAACTGGACGCTCAGTTCGGTGTGCAGGACGGGCAGTTGCTGAGTCTGGTCAGCATCCAGGCGTAA